A region of Sulfurovum sp. DNA encodes the following proteins:
- the argS gene encoding arginine--tRNA ligase — translation MKLKEEVNRIIHIAFKNAGIEITPISVSEATKPEFGDFQFNGAMALAKPLKQNPYQIAQSIVKNLDLSGAISKAEIAGPGFINLWLNDEWIASECEKVDKDKRLGVNRREIPIKVVVDYSGPNMAKQMHVGHLRSTIIGDTLSNLLDFLGDEVIRQNHIGDWGTQFGMLIAYLEETGEDGDGTLRDLEQFYKDAKTRFDTDIEFANKSRKYVVKIQSGDTHCLTLWKKFIDISLGHCEEVYKKLDINLTRDNVRAESFYNELLAIVVANLDKSGLLRESDGAQCVFLKEDEVPVIVQKRDGGYLYATTDLAALYYRANTLGAMRISYVVDARQSEHFKQIFRVAKEAGFVPEGIRLEHIAFGTMMDKSGKPFKTRDGGTIKLIDLLDEAVVRAKEAITAKDTYSQEELEHTAKIIGIGAVKYADLAINRESNYIFNWDKMLSFEGNTSLYMQYAYARIQSIFRKYGQKPKGKIIITDILEHRLAVMLLHFEDILLRAAEDTAPSQITTYLYELVTLFMRFYEHNPILKEGIKEDIKQSRLLLAGLTAKTIKQGLDILGIQVVDKL, via the coding sequence ATGAAATTAAAAGAAGAAGTTAATAGAATTATACATATTGCTTTTAAAAATGCAGGTATTGAGATAACTCCTATTTCTGTTTCTGAGGCAACTAAACCAGAATTTGGAGATTTTCAGTTTAATGGGGCAATGGCACTTGCCAAGCCATTAAAGCAAAATCCATATCAGATTGCACAATCTATTGTAAAGAATCTTGATCTTTCAGGAGCAATAAGTAAAGCAGAGATTGCGGGACCAGGATTTATTAATTTATGGTTGAATGATGAGTGGATTGCAAGTGAGTGTGAAAAAGTTGACAAAGATAAGCGTTTAGGAGTGAATAGACGAGAGATTCCTATTAAAGTGGTAGTAGACTATTCTGGTCCAAATATGGCAAAGCAGATGCATGTGGGACACTTACGCTCAACCATCATTGGAGATACACTTTCTAATTTACTGGACTTCCTTGGCGATGAAGTGATACGCCAAAACCATATTGGTGACTGGGGAACACAATTTGGAATGCTGATTGCTTATCTTGAAGAGACAGGCGAGGATGGTGATGGAACCCTGAGGGATTTGGAACAGTTTTACAAGGATGCTAAAACACGTTTTGATACTGATATTGAATTTGCTAATAAATCACGTAAATATGTAGTAAAGATACAAAGTGGTGACACGCATTGCCTGACACTTTGGAAAAAGTTTATTGATATCTCTCTTGGACACTGTGAAGAGGTATATAAAAAACTTGATATTAATTTAACTCGAGATAATGTACGGGCAGAAAGTTTTTATAATGAATTGCTAGCAATAGTAGTAGCCAATCTTGATAAATCTGGTCTACTTAGAGAGAGTGATGGTGCGCAATGTGTTTTTCTCAAAGAAGATGAGGTTCCAGTTATTGTGCAAAAACGTGATGGTGGCTATCTTTATGCTACAACAGATCTTGCAGCACTCTATTATCGTGCCAATACACTTGGTGCTATGCGTATTAGTTATGTAGTTGATGCTCGTCAAAGTGAGCATTTCAAACAGATATTTCGTGTGGCAAAAGAGGCAGGGTTTGTGCCTGAAGGTATTAGGTTAGAGCATATTGCGTTTGGTACCATGATGGATAAAAGCGGTAAGCCATTTAAAACACGTGATGGTGGTACGATTAAACTGATTGACCTGCTTGATGAAGCAGTAGTGCGGGCAAAAGAAGCTATTACAGCTAAAGATACTTATAGTCAAGAGGAGCTTGAACATACAGCAAAGATTATTGGTATTGGAGCAGTCAAGTATGCTGACTTGGCAATCAATCGTGAGTCAAACTATATTTTTAATTGGGACAAAATGCTCTCTTTTGAGGGGAACACCTCTCTCTATATGCAGTATGCCTATGCCCGTATTCAGAGTATTTTTCGAAAATATGGACAAAAGCCAAAAGGAAAGATTATTATAACGGATATACTTGAGCATCGTTTAGCAGTTATGTTGTTACATTTTGAAGATATACTTTTAAGGGCAGCAGAAGATACTGCTCCTAGCCAGATTACAACATACTTATATGAGCTTGTAACACTTTTTATGCGTTTTTATGAACATAATCCTATACTTAAAGAGGGGATCAAAGAAGACATAAAGCAATCACGGCTTCTGTTGGCAGGATTGACTGCCAAGACTATTAAGCAGGGTCTAGATATTTTGGGTATACAAGTTGTTGATAAGCTGTAG
- the rsfS gene encoding ribosome silencing factor produces the protein MITEERIDNIIKILDEKKAEEIEVFNLDDADYITDRVVIANSLNLKHTRALFDQLKDILKPKGEIFIHADISDEWIVADLGDILIHIMTPEYRQRYNLEQFLGELIENQKKRKEG, from the coding sequence ATGATAACTGAAGAAAGAATTGACAATATTATAAAGATACTTGATGAAAAGAAAGCTGAAGAGATAGAAGTCTTCAACCTTGATGATGCAGATTATATTACAGACCGTGTGGTTATTGCAAACTCACTCAATCTTAAACATACTCGGGCACTTTTTGATCAACTTAAAGATATACTTAAGCCTAAAGGAGAAATATTTATACATGCGGATATAAGTGATGAGTGGATTGTTGCCGATCTTGGAGATATATTGATACACATTATGACACCTGAATACCGTCAACGTTATAACCTAGAGCAGTTTTTAGGTGAGTTAATAGAGAATCAGAAGAAGAGAAAAGAGGGCTGA
- the nadD gene encoding nicotinate (nicotinamide) nucleotide adenylyltransferase encodes MVNNTRLTVAVFGGSFDPPHQGHQQIVIEVLKHLNIDKLIILPTYLNPFKSSSLSGASQRFKWCKDLFSNTPKVIVSDYEIKQNRSVKTVESIKYFQKYYNVQYLIIGSDNLSTVTQWYNFNWLNKEITWVVVTRPGFSLITQMLNSWKLLTLNMPISSSQIKKSGQTEYIDKKIVSSVKYILKGQSLNDN; translated from the coding sequence TTGGTTAATAACACCAGACTCACAGTTGCCGTATTTGGAGGAAGTTTTGACCCACCCCACCAAGGACACCAGCAAATTGTCATAGAGGTACTCAAGCACCTTAATATTGATAAACTGATTATACTACCTACCTATTTAAACCCATTTAAATCCTCATCTCTTTCGGGTGCCTCACAGCGCTTCAAATGGTGCAAAGATCTCTTTAGCAATACTCCAAAAGTAATAGTTAGTGACTATGAAATAAAACAAAACAGAAGTGTTAAAACAGTAGAGAGTATCAAATATTTTCAAAAGTACTATAATGTCCAATATCTTATTATTGGCTCCGATAACCTATCGACAGTGACACAGTGGTATAATTTTAATTGGCTCAATAAAGAGATTACTTGGGTAGTTGTTACACGTCCTGGTTTTTCACTAATAACACAAATGCTTAATTCTTGGAAACTACTAACACTTAATATGCCTATAAGCTCTTCACAAATTAAAAAGAGTGGACAGACAGAATATATCGATAAGAAAATTGTTAGCTCAGTAAAATATATTTTAAAAGGACAAAGCTTAAATGATAACTGA
- the gap gene encoding type I glyceraldehyde-3-phosphate dehydrogenase — MAVKVAINGLGRIGRCVARIIADRDDIELVAVNASGSEEMIEYNLKYDSVHGAYKSIKVIGGYLCIGNDKAKILSERNPVKLNFADFGAELVLECTGAFLTQESVQPYLENGIKKVVFSAPAKDDTPTFVIGANADSYAGESIVSNASCTTNGLAPIVKVLDNAFGIEHGLMTTIHSYTSSQPILDGKHKKDPRKGRSGATNLVPTTTGAAKAISKVLPSLKGKLNGQAIRVPTPDVSLVDLTVELKQSVTKEVVQTAFKIASEGSHKGILGIDESYRVSQDFVGEELSTVVALDTIQVIGEKMVKVLSWYDNEWGYSCRLVDMAVLISKK; from the coding sequence ATGGCGGTAAAGGTAGCAATAAATGGACTAGGTCGTATTGGTAGGTGTGTAGCACGTATTATTGCAGATAGAGATGATATTGAACTCGTTGCGGTCAATGCCAGTGGTAGTGAGGAGATGATCGAATATAATCTCAAGTATGATTCTGTACATGGTGCGTATAAGAGCATAAAGGTTATAGGGGGGTATTTATGTATTGGTAATGATAAGGCAAAGATACTCTCTGAACGCAATCCTGTCAAACTCAATTTTGCTGACTTTGGTGCTGAGCTTGTACTAGAGTGTACCGGAGCATTTTTGACACAAGAGAGTGTACAGCCTTATCTCGAGAATGGTATTAAAAAAGTAGTTTTCTCTGCACCAGCCAAGGATGATACACCCACATTTGTTATTGGAGCCAATGCTGATAGCTATGCTGGAGAATCTATTGTTTCCAATGCCTCTTGTACGACCAATGGTCTAGCCCCTATAGTAAAAGTACTTGATAATGCATTTGGTATTGAGCATGGACTTATGACAACAATTCACTCCTATACCTCTTCTCAGCCTATTCTTGACGGAAAACACAAGAAAGACCCACGTAAAGGAAGATCTGGAGCGACCAACCTTGTGCCCACAACAACTGGTGCAGCAAAAGCAATTTCTAAAGTGTTACCATCTTTAAAAGGCAAACTGAACGGGCAAGCAATCCGTGTTCCGACACCAGATGTCTCATTGGTTGATTTGACAGTAGAGTTAAAGCAGTCTGTTACCAAAGAGGTTGTACAGACAGCCTTTAAAATAGCAAGTGAAGGTTCGCACAAGGGAATACTTGGCATTGATGAGTCATACCGTGTTTCTCAGGATTTTGTAGGAGAAGAGCTCAGTACAGTTGTTGCACTTGATACCATTCAAGTGATTGGCGAGAAAATGGTTAAAGTACTTTCATGGTATGACAATGAGTGGGGTTACTCATGTCGTCTGGTTGATATGGCTGTATTAATTAGTAAAAAGTAG
- a CDS encoding phosphoglycerate kinase: MKTIKDINIDGKRVFIRCDFNVPKDEFGNITDDRRIRAALQTIRYCIDRDCKIILASHYERPEPKKYEEKYSLKPIAKRLHTLLKIKNELYMAEDVVGPDAKAKIAKLEAGDILLLENLRYEVEETKNGEIFAKKLASFADVYINDAFGACHRKHASIHAIAKFFDKNHKAAGFLMSKEVNFFSKVLENPVRPFVAVVGGSKVSGKLEALNKLLDKVDKVIIGGGMAFTFLKAKGYEIGQSLVEDNLLNEATKIMEKAHEQGTKFYLPVDFVVAPEFSENTAVKYLPSQEIPSGWMGLDTGPASSRLFREVLNDAQTIIWNGPMGVYEMDKFSKGSIMMSHHIAETHATTIVGGGDTADVAQRAGDVDEMTFVSTGGGASLKLIEGEELPGLIALGID, encoded by the coding sequence ATGAAAACAATTAAAGATATTAATATTGATGGCAAACGTGTATTTATCCGATGTGATTTCAATGTCCCCAAGGATGAGTTTGGAAATATTACTGATGATAGGCGTATTAGGGCAGCACTTCAGACAATACGTTATTGTATTGATAGGGATTGTAAGATTATTCTTGCGTCACATTATGAGCGTCCAGAACCAAAAAAGTATGAAGAAAAATACTCCCTTAAGCCTATTGCAAAGAGATTGCATACCCTATTGAAGATTAAGAATGAGCTTTATATGGCAGAGGATGTTGTGGGTCCCGATGCTAAAGCAAAAATAGCAAAGCTTGAAGCAGGTGATATTTTATTGTTAGAGAATCTCCGCTATGAAGTAGAGGAGACTAAAAATGGTGAAATATTTGCTAAAAAACTTGCTTCGTTTGCCGATGTATATATTAATGATGCATTTGGTGCCTGCCATAGAAAACATGCTTCTATTCATGCTATCGCCAAGTTTTTTGACAAGAACCATAAGGCAGCAGGTTTTTTGATGAGCAAGGAGGTGAACTTTTTCTCAAAAGTACTTGAAAACCCTGTACGTCCTTTTGTGGCTGTAGTGGGAGGCTCAAAGGTCTCTGGAAAGCTGGAAGCATTAAATAAACTACTTGATAAGGTAGATAAAGTAATTATTGGTGGAGGAATGGCATTTACTTTCTTAAAGGCAAAAGGGTACGAGATAGGACAATCACTTGTTGAAGATAATTTACTCAATGAGGCAACTAAAATTATGGAGAAGGCACATGAGCAAGGGACAAAATTCTATTTGCCTGTTGATTTTGTGGTTGCTCCAGAATTCTCTGAGAATACAGCAGTTAAATATCTGCCTTCACAGGAGATACCTTCAGGCTGGATGGGACTTGATACTGGTCCAGCATCTTCAAGGCTTTTTAGGGAAGTACTCAATGATGCACAGACAATTATTTGGAATGGACCAATGGGCGTCTATGAGATGGATAAATTTTCTAAAGGAAGTATTATGATGTCTCACCATATTGCTGAAACACATGCAACAACTATTGTTGGTGGTGGTGATACGGCAGATGTAGCGCAACGTGCTGGTGATGTTGATGAGATGACATTTGTTAGTACTGGGGGTGGTGCAAGTTTAAAGTTGATCGAAGGCGAGGAGCTTCCAGGGTTGATAGCCTTGGGAATAGATTAG
- a CDS encoding triose-phosphate isomerase yields the protein MIFAANFKTYHTRQSTQNYLQSLALKLVNKKVEDRIFIFPPTTALDKYEGDFTIGVQNAYPTRNGAFTGEIGLEQLEEFDIRTILIGHSERREYMLENQKRVAEKYHFFMEQGFEIIYCIGEPLEVRELGEEAVTKYLLAQFEGIDLSYKKTIVAYEPIWAIGTGRSATTEEIASTHAILKTNMNRPLLYGGSVKPSNIKEIITLEGVDGVLVGSASLDTKSFSEIIFS from the coding sequence ATGATTTTTGCTGCAAACTTTAAAACATACCATACACGACAAAGTACTCAAAACTATCTTCAATCTCTTGCCCTAAAGCTGGTAAATAAAAAAGTAGAAGATCGTATTTTCATCTTCCCCCCTACGACAGCATTGGATAAGTATGAGGGAGACTTCACTATTGGAGTACAGAATGCTTACCCAACACGAAATGGTGCTTTTACTGGAGAGATAGGTCTTGAACAGCTTGAAGAGTTTGATATCAGAACTATTCTTATTGGACACAGTGAGCGACGTGAGTATATGCTTGAAAACCAGAAGAGAGTGGCTGAAAAATATCACTTCTTTATGGAGCAGGGTTTTGAAATTATCTACTGTATTGGCGAACCTCTCGAGGTACGTGAGTTAGGCGAAGAGGCTGTAACAAAGTATCTGCTTGCACAATTTGAAGGAATTGACCTCTCCTATAAAAAGACTATTGTCGCCTATGAGCCAATTTGGGCAATTGGTACAGGTCGTTCAGCTACAACAGAAGAGATTGCTTCTACCCATGCAATACTTAAAACTAATATGAATAGGCCACTGCTTTATGGTGGTTCCGTAAAGCCTTCCAACATTAAAGAGATTATTACACTAGAGGGTGTAGATGGTGTTTTGGTAGGGAGTGCATCACTAGATACAAAAAGCTTTTCTGAAATCATTTTTTCCTAG
- the nusA gene encoding transcription termination factor NusA — protein sequence MEKILDIIEAIAHEKNISRENTLEAFKDALINTAKKLTTPSSAFEIIIDNDIKTYNINKVITVVLDNDEKLEEEPDAYISLSEAKGFDNSIEVGDQLKEEFILEDHGRTASANLFKELEYHVQRRVEQDLFEKYREKVGTVMLGTVNRIDTDDNTHIEIGELKGILTRRNRIKGESFKRGDTIRTLLRYVSVDPQYGLFLELTRTSPKFLEALMASEVPEISDGAVEIVAAARIPGERAKITLKTDQMNIDPIGAAVGVKGVRINAVSAELNGENIDCIEYSPIPEIFITRALSPAITQSVKIDQEEKKAIIDITGDQKAKAIGKSGINIRLASMLTGYDIQLNEIEGVTERQADSSSDTPETTKTTDTSALENLFR from the coding sequence ATGGAAAAAATATTAGATATTATCGAAGCAATTGCACATGAAAAAAATATCTCCAGAGAGAATACACTCGAAGCATTTAAAGATGCTCTTATAAATACAGCAAAAAAATTAACAACCCCTTCAAGTGCATTTGAAATTATAATTGATAATGATATTAAGACATATAATATAAACAAGGTTATCACTGTTGTTCTAGATAATGATGAAAAACTTGAAGAGGAGCCTGATGCATATATCTCTTTGAGTGAAGCCAAAGGGTTTGATAATTCCATTGAGGTTGGTGATCAACTCAAGGAAGAGTTCATACTTGAAGATCATGGTCGTACTGCATCAGCAAATCTCTTTAAAGAGCTTGAATATCATGTTCAACGGCGAGTTGAACAAGACCTTTTTGAGAAGTACAGAGAAAAGGTTGGAACAGTCATGCTTGGAACTGTTAATCGTATTGATACTGATGACAATACGCATATAGAAATTGGTGAACTCAAGGGGATCCTAACTCGAAGAAATCGTATTAAAGGGGAGAGTTTTAAGCGGGGAGATACCATCAGAACGCTACTACGGTATGTCAGTGTCGATCCACAATATGGTCTCTTTCTTGAATTGACACGCACATCACCAAAGTTTCTTGAAGCATTAATGGCAAGCGAAGTACCAGAAATTTCTGATGGTGCAGTTGAGATTGTTGCCGCAGCACGTATTCCTGGTGAGAGAGCAAAAATTACACTTAAAACAGATCAAATGAACATTGATCCCATTGGTGCAGCTGTTGGAGTGAAAGGTGTGCGTATCAATGCTGTCAGTGCAGAACTTAATGGTGAAAATATTGACTGTATTGAATACTCACCAATTCCCGAAATTTTCATTACAAGAGCACTTTCTCCTGCAATTACACAAAGTGTCAAAATAGATCAAGAAGAGAAAAAAGCCATTATCGATATTACTGGAGATCAAAAAGCTAAAGCAATTGGGAAAAGTGGTATCAATATCCGTCTAGCCTCTATGTTAACAGGTTATGATATTCAACTCAATGAGATAGAAGGGGTTACAGAAAGACAAGCAGATAGTTCATCTGATACACCAGAGACAACCAAAACAACAGATACTTCTGCACTAGAGAATCTCTTTAGGTAA
- the miaB gene encoding tRNA (N6-isopentenyl adenosine(37)-C2)-methylthiotransferase MiaB, translating into MSKKLFIETLGCAMNVRDTEHMIAELSTKEQYKLTQEVSEADLIIINTCSVREKPVAKLFSEIGVFNKKKKEGAKIGVAGCTASHLGKEIIKRAPVVDFVLGARNVSKITQVVNQKHTVEINTDYDESTYAFSEYRTNRFKAMVNISIGCDKSCTFCIVPATRGDEISIPSNLLMQEITKAVNGGAKEVMLLGQNVNNYGRYFGSSKEQINFTGLLQKISTIRGLERIRFTSPHPLHMDDTFLEEFASNPKICKQIHVPLQSGSTKLLKKMKRGYTKEWFLNRCERIRTLCPEATISTDIIVGFPGESKADFEDTMDVLEQVCFEQLFSFKYSPRPHTEAAGYPDQVDDKIAGERLTYLQACHTKILDKVMDAQVGKVHSVYFDELKPNNYIAGRSDDGKLVFSEGSEELLGKIIDVKITKASRGALDGVVLSV; encoded by the coding sequence ATGAGTAAAAAATTATTTATTGAAACACTTGGATGTGCGATGAACGTACGCGATACTGAACATATGATTGCAGAATTGAGCACCAAGGAACAGTATAAATTAACTCAAGAAGTTTCTGAAGCAGATTTAATTATTATCAATACCTGCTCTGTGCGCGAAAAACCTGTAGCTAAACTCTTTTCTGAAATAGGGGTTTTTAATAAAAAGAAAAAAGAGGGGGCAAAGATTGGTGTTGCTGGATGTACAGCAAGTCATCTGGGTAAAGAGATTATTAAACGAGCCCCTGTGGTTGACTTTGTTCTTGGGGCAAGAAATGTTTCTAAGATTACGCAGGTGGTAAATCAAAAGCATACAGTAGAGATAAACACAGATTATGATGAAAGTACCTATGCGTTTAGTGAATATCGAACCAATCGCTTTAAGGCAATGGTTAATATTTCAATTGGTTGTGATAAATCATGTACGTTTTGTATTGTGCCTGCTACACGAGGTGATGAAATTAGTATTCCTAGCAATCTTCTTATGCAGGAGATTACCAAAGCAGTCAATGGTGGTGCCAAAGAGGTGATGTTGTTGGGGCAGAATGTTAATAATTATGGTAGATATTTTGGTAGTAGTAAGGAGCAAATTAACTTTACTGGACTTTTACAGAAAATTTCTACTATAAGGGGGTTGGAACGTATACGTTTCACCTCACCTCACCCACTTCATATGGATGATACCTTTTTAGAAGAGTTTGCTTCCAATCCAAAGATATGTAAACAGATACACGTACCGTTACAGAGTGGATCAACCAAACTACTGAAAAAAATGAAACGTGGCTATACTAAGGAGTGGTTTCTAAATCGTTGTGAAAGGATACGTACACTCTGTCCTGAGGCAACTATCTCAACTGATATTATTGTTGGGTTTCCTGGAGAGAGTAAAGCAGATTTTGAAGATACAATGGATGTACTTGAACAGGTATGTTTTGAGCAGCTTTTCTCTTTTAAATACTCTCCAAGACCTCACACAGAAGCAGCAGGGTATCCAGATCAAGTAGATGATAAGATAGCAGGAGAACGCTTAACGTACCTGCAGGCGTGCCATACGAAGATCCTTGATAAGGTAATGGATGCACAGGTAGGAAAAGTACACAGTGTTTACTTTGATGAGCTTAAACCCAATAATTATATTGCTGGACGCAGTGATGATGGCAAGCTTGTCTTTAGTGAGGGTAGTGAAGAGTTGCTTGGTAAGATTATTGATGTGAAGATTACCAAGGCTTCACGTGGTGCACTTGATGGAGTAGTTTTATCAGTATGA
- a CDS encoding lysophospholipid acyltransferase family protein — translation MKFFFRALGKYLLPLFGYGLMRFYWYTCKKRFHIEGEMTQTQHIVICWHGELLMSPQVYRLYHKNQGASGIVSKHFDGEIVARTFQIFGIKPLRGSSSYGAKQVLLKAFRKLKKKDDLLITPDGPRGPRHIMSNGAIALAHKAKVPVMTINYLPKSYWKLNSWDHFVIPKPFTTIDFYLKIISIDKMEIEEAREYLRRRMMEHTVI, via the coding sequence ATGAAATTTTTTTTTAGGGCTTTAGGAAAATATTTGTTGCCTCTATTTGGTTATGGTTTAATGCGTTTTTACTGGTATACATGTAAAAAGCGTTTTCATATTGAAGGTGAAATGACACAAACACAACATATTGTTATTTGTTGGCATGGTGAACTATTGATGTCGCCACAGGTATATAGACTTTACCATAAAAATCAGGGAGCATCAGGAATTGTCTCAAAACACTTTGATGGAGAGATTGTAGCTCGTACCTTTCAGATATTTGGTATTAAGCCACTTAGAGGTTCAAGTAGTTATGGAGCCAAGCAGGTTTTACTTAAAGCTTTTCGGAAACTGAAAAAAAAGGATGATCTATTGATTACCCCTGATGGCCCACGTGGTCCAAGGCATATCATGAGTAATGGTGCCATAGCACTGGCACATAAAGCCAAGGTTCCAGTGATGACAATAAATTATCTTCCAAAATCTTATTGGAAACTTAATAGTTGGGATCATTTTGTAATACCAAAACCTTTTACAACAATTGATTTTTATCTAAAAATTATTTCAATAGATAAAATGGAAATTGAAGAGGCACGAGAATACCTACGTAGAAGAATGATGGAGCATACGGTCATTTAA
- a CDS encoding tyrosine-type recombinase/integrase — translation MNEALNQYITSFFDYLLNIRGYSEATVETYEIALRQMVKVSYLYREDEVWVLDITPFRFKIIKNSKKTIVKKLSAIHSMIKYLEEQCHLKIKVISDESIKVPQSLPKPIEEQYIDEVLEKSTIEEKLLISMLYGLGLRISELSGLKLNDIRGEWIEIHGKGNKMRQLPLLDSLQELLQTYFMYTKPKKYLFEKGDIPMSSAQLRYKLTKLFKASGIKATPHQLRHSFATHLLNHGARIADVSELLGHETMATTQVYTKLGSVKKMQEYMKAHPLAHIKYLSNNK, via the coding sequence ATGAATGAGGCACTCAATCAATATATTACATCCTTTTTTGATTATCTTCTTAATATACGCGGCTATTCTGAAGCAACTGTAGAGACCTATGAGATTGCACTTCGACAGATGGTAAAAGTAAGTTATCTTTATAGGGAAGATGAGGTTTGGGTGCTTGATATTACACCTTTTCGCTTCAAAATTATTAAGAATAGTAAAAAAACTATAGTTAAAAAACTCTCTGCCATTCATTCGATGATAAAGTACCTTGAAGAGCAGTGTCATTTAAAAATTAAAGTAATCTCCGATGAGTCTATTAAGGTTCCCCAAAGTCTTCCAAAGCCGATCGAAGAGCAGTATATTGATGAGGTATTAGAAAAATCAACAATTGAAGAGAAGCTATTGATTTCCATGCTTTATGGGCTTGGATTGCGTATCTCTGAACTGAGTGGACTAAAACTCAATGATATACGCGGAGAATGGATTGAAATACACGGCAAAGGAAACAAGATGCGGCAACTCCCGCTATTAGATTCATTGCAAGAGTTGCTACAAACCTATTTCATGTACACTAAGCCAAAAAAATATCTTTTTGAGAAGGGTGATATCCCAATGAGTAGCGCACAACTACGCTATAAATTAACTAAACTTTTTAAAGCGTCTGGCATTAAAGCTACTCCACATCAACTGCGTCACTCTTTTGCTACCCATTTGCTTAATCATGGTGCACGTATTGCTGATGTGAGTGAGTTGCTTGGGCATGAGACAATGGCAACCACACAAGTATATACTAAGTTAGGAAGTGTAAAGAAGATGCAAGAGTACATGAAAGCACACCCACTAGCACATATTAAGTATTTATCAAACAATAAATAA
- the tilS gene encoding tRNA lysidine(34) synthetase TilS encodes MTLNCPTITTYCSQKRNLLAFSAGIDSSALFFLLLKNSICFDIAIVDYGIRTQSKEEIMHAKTLADKYNLTCHTIKAPLFQSHFEFNARKFRYHFFEKLIAKYHYDNLLTAHQLNDHLEWMLMRLTKGAGLSELVGLEAVSQREGYTLIHPLLSYTKTELIAYLESNRYPYFTDESNMNEQYERNYFRKHFSDPLISQYAEGIKRSFNYLKKDKVLLEKNFETIYQAKELRILKVYNLQFKSKVADITLKQLGYVLSSSQRREIEREKSLVIGGKWVIELADNLLYIAPYLKKNMPKVFKEMCRIKKIPVKIRPYLYYEKINMDNL; translated from the coding sequence ATGACACTTAATTGTCCAACAATAACTACTTATTGCTCACAAAAACGAAACTTATTGGCTTTTTCTGCTGGTATCGACTCTTCTGCACTCTTTTTTCTACTTCTAAAAAATAGTATCTGCTTCGATATTGCCATTGTTGATTACGGTATACGAACACAAAGCAAGGAGGAGATCATGCATGCTAAAACCTTAGCAGACAAATACAACCTCACCTGTCATACCATAAAGGCACCTCTATTTCAAAGCCATTTTGAGTTCAATGCCCGTAAGTTTCGCTATCATTTTTTTGAGAAGCTCATTGCCAAATATCACTACGATAACCTGTTAACTGCCCATCAACTCAATGACCATCTTGAATGGATGTTGATGCGGCTAACAAAAGGTGCAGGGCTTTCTGAGCTGGTTGGACTTGAAGCAGTGAGCCAAAGAGAAGGTTATACTCTTATTCATCCACTTCTTTCCTACACAAAGACAGAACTTATTGCCTATCTTGAATCAAATAGATACCCTTACTTTACTGATGAAAGCAATATGAACGAGCAGTATGAACGTAACTATTTTAGAAAACACTTTTCTGATCCACTCATATCACAATATGCCGAAGGTATCAAGCGTAGTTTTAATTACCTCAAGAAGGACAAGGTACTACTTGAAAAAAATTTTGAGACAATCTACCAAGCCAAAGAGTTACGAATACTCAAGGTATATAATCTACAATTTAAAAGCAAGGTAGCTGATATCACACTTAAACAGCTTGGCTATGTACTTTCATCTTCCCAACGTAGAGAAATTGAAAGAGAAAAAAGTTTAGTTATTGGAGGGAAGTGGGTAATTGAGCTAGCAGATAATCTTCTTTATATTGCTCCCTATCTAAAGAAAAATATGCCTAAAGTATTTAAAGAGATGTGTAGGATCAAAAAAATACCTGTAAAAATTCGACCCTATCTCTACTATGAAAAAATTAATATGGATAACTTATAG